One Sediminicola sp. YIK13 DNA segment encodes these proteins:
- a CDS encoding nucleotidyltransferase family protein, with the protein MTLLLMAAGKGSRYGKLKQFDGLGPKEEFLMEFSIYDAIDAGFDHVVIITQRDHVAFLKDHLMARIPKNIKLDVLSQELEELPPGTEILVERNKPWGTAHAVWTARNQINSPFVVLNADDYYGRAAFGEAASFIKNPVTTSPFAMVGYTLKETLSPNGSVSRGICSIKNGNLLSVEERLKIISENGEIVDLDSGKHFSGEEMVSMNFWVCHPSLFSEIETYFSQFLQDKELIKNSEVYLPFVIQYLIAKQKTTVAVLPANGKWFGVTYANDRELAVMELAEMTHEQIYPSPLWGKTN; encoded by the coding sequence GTTGTTAATGGCCGCCGGAAAAGGTAGCCGATATGGGAAACTAAAACAATTTGATGGTTTGGGTCCAAAAGAAGAATTCCTAATGGAGTTCAGTATTTACGATGCCATTGACGCAGGGTTTGACCATGTTGTCATCATCACCCAACGGGACCATGTTGCGTTTCTTAAGGATCATTTAATGGCGCGTATTCCAAAAAACATAAAACTGGATGTCCTTTCTCAGGAATTGGAGGAGCTCCCGCCAGGAACAGAGATTTTGGTGGAACGAAATAAACCCTGGGGCACGGCCCACGCCGTCTGGACCGCCAGAAACCAAATCAACTCCCCTTTTGTGGTATTGAATGCCGATGATTATTACGGAAGGGCTGCATTTGGTGAAGCAGCGTCATTTATAAAAAATCCAGTAACAACCTCCCCTTTTGCTATGGTAGGGTACACCCTAAAAGAAACACTATCACCAAATGGGTCTGTTTCCAGGGGAATATGTAGCATAAAAAATGGGAACCTCTTAAGTGTAGAGGAACGCTTAAAGATCATTTCCGAAAACGGAGAAATAGTAGACTTGGATTCTGGGAAACATTTCAGTGGGGAAGAAATGGTAAGCATGAACTTTTGGGTGTGCCACCCGTCCTTATTTTCGGAGATTGAAACGTATTTCTCTCAATTCCTTCAGGACAAGGAATTGATAAAAAACAGTGAAGTTTATCTCCCCTTTGTTATTCAGTATTTGATAGCAAAGCAAAAAACCACAGTAGCAGTTTTGCCGGCCAATGGAAAATGGTTTGGGGTCACCTATGCCAATGACCGGGAGCTGGCGGTAATGGAACTGGCTGAAATGACCCATGAGCAAATTTATCCATCCCCACTATGGGGCAAGACAAACTAA
- a CDS encoding phosphotransferase enzyme family protein: MGQDKLRNMDSANTNLDLQKLLGTFSVEQGTYTFNSIDQGFINDTYLVLKNGHPFYILQRINNKVFTDVPGVMANMTKALSYLTDTDYSLVALVPTITGQSYCQFNNRGYWRLMEYIPNSLAYDSTKNAEIAYGAGKILGKFHSLLQNASSDQFVDTIPHFHDLQLRKEQFQEALSKSSHERLDKAKLTIPFVLETLPLLLDLSSSTLPVRICHNDTKLNNILFSKKTNKALCFIDLDTIMKGYFYNDFGDLVRTIANTAVEDEKDHHKITFDRPLFESFLDGLATFSAFLTAEELKSLPLGIVFMPFIHGLRALTDFLNNDQYYKVSYADQNLDRSLSLFDFSKKALSEVSYIREMVAKKLIQ; encoded by the coding sequence ATGGGGCAAGACAAACTAAGAAATATGGATAGTGCCAATACTAATTTAGATCTTCAAAAACTGTTAGGTACCTTTTCGGTTGAACAAGGCACCTATACCTTTAATAGCATAGACCAAGGCTTTATCAACGACACCTATCTCGTATTAAAAAATGGGCACCCTTTTTATATACTTCAACGGATCAACAATAAGGTTTTTACGGATGTCCCTGGGGTTATGGCCAATATGACAAAGGCCCTATCGTATTTAACCGATACAGATTATAGTTTGGTAGCACTGGTCCCAACAATCACCGGCCAGTCCTATTGTCAATTCAATAATCGTGGGTATTGGAGGCTTATGGAATATATCCCGAACAGCCTTGCTTACGATAGTACCAAAAACGCCGAAATCGCATATGGGGCCGGCAAGATTCTGGGCAAGTTCCATTCTCTATTACAGAACGCCTCATCAGACCAATTTGTGGATACCATTCCCCACTTCCACGATTTGCAATTGCGGAAAGAGCAATTCCAAGAAGCCCTCAGCAAGTCTAGCCACGAAAGGCTGGATAAAGCCAAATTGACAATTCCTTTTGTATTGGAGACCTTGCCCCTTCTTTTAGACCTTTCCAGTTCAACATTGCCTGTACGCATCTGTCATAACGATACGAAATTAAACAACATCCTATTCTCCAAAAAAACCAACAAAGCTTTGTGCTTCATTGACCTGGATACCATAATGAAGGGTTATTTTTATAATGATTTTGGGGATTTGGTGCGTACCATTGCCAACACAGCTGTGGAGGATGAAAAGGACCACCATAAAATTACTTTCGACAGACCGTTATTTGAATCCTTTTTGGACGGACTGGCAACATTTTCTGCTTTCCTGACCGCCGAGGAATTGAAATCGCTTCCCCTAGGAATAGTCTTTATGCCCTTTATCCACGGACTAAGGGCTCTGACGGACTTCCTGAACAATGATCAATACTACAAAGTCTCCTATGCCGATCAAAACTTAGACAGGAGCCTTAGTTTATTTGATTTCAGTAAAAAAGCACTATCCGAAGTAAGTTATATACGGGAAATGGTCGCCAAAAAACTTATCCAATAA
- the nhaD gene encoding sodium:proton antiporter NhaD — protein sequence MEITIIVFVIGYFLIAMEHVVKLDKAATALFTGVLLWVLLVFNQAELSETIVHLKEHFEEISEILFFLLGAMTIVELIDSHDGFKVIHKVIKTTDKRALLWILTILTFFLSAVLDNLTTTIVMIALLKKFMDTKNDLWYFAGFIVIAANAGGAWSPIGDVTTIMLWNGGQVSTHSIITEVFWPSVACLLAPLILVSFFLKGKVRSVVLEHKTNHEQIGDGESMFVLILGVLSLLFVPVFKTMTHLPPFMGMLFSLSILWIATEIIHRKKPFEIKHHYSVANTIRRIDTPSILFFMGILLAVAAMQTNGVLGAVGKSLDNSFDSYYVTNILLGLLSSVVDNVPLVAGAMGMYSLERFPQDHEFWNFMAYCAGTGGSALIIGSAAGVAAMGILKIDFIWYLKRITWLALLGYFAGIVVFILMK from the coding sequence ATGGAAATTACGATCATAGTTTTCGTTATTGGCTATTTTTTGATCGCCATGGAGCATGTTGTGAAGCTTGATAAGGCGGCAACAGCTCTTTTTACAGGAGTATTGTTGTGGGTGCTATTGGTTTTTAACCAAGCTGAACTTAGTGAAACAATAGTTCATCTCAAGGAGCACTTTGAGGAAATCTCAGAAATCCTCTTCTTCCTTTTAGGGGCCATGACCATTGTGGAACTTATAGATTCCCATGATGGGTTCAAGGTCATTCATAAGGTGATTAAGACAACGGATAAACGAGCGCTCTTATGGATTTTGACTATTTTGACGTTCTTCCTATCCGCTGTATTGGATAACCTTACTACCACCATCGTCATGATTGCCCTGCTGAAAAAGTTCATGGACACTAAAAATGACTTATGGTATTTTGCAGGGTTCATTGTGATTGCGGCAAATGCTGGTGGGGCATGGTCTCCAATTGGGGATGTTACAACCATTATGTTATGGAACGGAGGACAGGTCTCTACCCACTCCATTATTACGGAGGTCTTTTGGCCAAGTGTAGCCTGCTTACTGGCACCTCTAATTTTAGTGTCGTTCTTTCTAAAAGGTAAGGTACGAAGTGTGGTTTTGGAACATAAAACAAATCATGAACAGATCGGGGATGGCGAAAGTATGTTCGTACTCATTTTAGGGGTACTTTCTTTATTGTTCGTGCCTGTGTTTAAAACAATGACGCACCTGCCCCCATTTATGGGCATGTTGTTCAGTTTGTCAATACTTTGGATAGCCACGGAGATCATACACCGTAAAAAACCATTTGAGATAAAGCATCACTATTCGGTAGCCAACACCATTAGGCGCATAGACACCCCGAGCATCCTGTTTTTCATGGGTATTTTACTTGCTGTTGCGGCAATGCAGACCAATGGGGTACTGGGGGCTGTAGGGAAATCTTTGGACAACTCCTTTGATAGTTACTATGTCACCAATATTCTGTTGGGCCTATTGTCATCTGTTGTGGATAACGTGCCGTTAGTGGCCGGGGCAATGGGGATGTATTCCCTGGAACGTTTTCCGCAGGACCATGAATTTTGGAACTTTATGGCCTACTGTGCCGGTACGGGCGGTAGTGCCTTGATTATCGGTTCTGCTGCTGGTGTTGCGGCTATGGGTATTTTGAAGATAGATTTCATTTGGTACCTTAAACGCATAACATGGTTGGCCCTGCTTGGTTATTTTGCCGGGATAGTGGTGTTTATTTTAATGAAATAA